In the genome of Coregonus clupeaformis isolate EN_2021a chromosome 1, ASM2061545v1, whole genome shotgun sequence, one region contains:
- the LOC121569158 gene encoding LOW QUALITY PROTEIN: monocarboxylate transporter 3-like (The sequence of the model RefSeq protein was modified relative to this genomic sequence to represent the inferred CDS: substituted 1 base at 1 genomic stop codon) yields MKKGIDKWLGLGLDGGWDWMVLLICFVVTGFSYAFPKAISVYFKELMRDFDVGHSDTAXISSIILPMLYGSGPVSSIMVNRFGSKPVMLVGGLLASAGTVGASFTTAIIQLYLTGLGLALYFQSSLIMLVSYFDKLRPLANGLAAAGSPVFLSVLSPLGQVLLDHYGWREGFLIMGGCCSPVGLS; encoded by the exons ATGAAGAAGGGAATAGATAAA tggctgggactggggctggatgGTGGCTGGGACTGGATGGTGCTGCTCATCTGTTTTGTCGTCACTGGGTTCTCCTACGCCTTCCCCAAAGCCATCAGTGTCTACTTTAAGGAGCTGATGAGGGACTTTGACGTAGGCCACAGCGAcacggcctgaatctcctccatCATACTGCCCATGCTCTATGGATCAG GCCCAGTGTCCAGTATCATGGTCAACAGGTTTGGCAGCAAGCCGGTGATGCTGGTCGGAGGTTTGCTGGCATCAGCAGGCACGGTGGGAGCTTCCTTCACCACCGCCATCATACAGCTTTACCttacag GTCTGGGCCTGGCGCTGTACTTCCAGTCTTCTCTCATCATGTTGGTGAGCTACTTCGACAAGCTTCGTCCCCTGGCCAATGGCCTGGCTGCAGCCGGGAGCCCCGTGTTCCTCTCTGTCCTGTCCCCCCTGGGTCAGGTTCTGCTGGACCACTATGGCTGGAGGGAAGGCTTCCTCATCATGGGGGGCTGCTGCTCACCTGTGGGGCTGTCATGA
- the LOC121576770 gene encoding 28 kDa heat- and acid-stable phosphoprotein-like isoform X2: MPRGGKKGHKGRGKQFSNPEEIDRQMKAQRELEANGGVEKEEEKSSGSDDSSSEEDINKKKSGVEGLIEIENPNRISQKSKKVTELDVNAPKELSRREREEIEKQKAKERYMKLHLEGKTDQARADLARLAIIKKQREDAQKKRDGLKKEAEDSKSKR; this comes from the exons ATGCCAAGAGGCG GTAAAAAAGGTCACAAGGGTCGGGGAAAGCAGTTCAGCAACCCAGAAGAGATCGACAGACAGATGAAAGCACAGAGAGAGCTG gaGGCGAACGGCGGggtagagaaggaggaggagaagtcaTCAGGATCTGACGACAGCAGCAGTGAAGAGGACATT AACAAGAagaagagtggagtggagggattgATCGAGATTGAGAATCCCAACCGCATATCGCAGAAAAGTAAGAAGGTGACCGAGCTAGATGTCAACGCACCCAAAGAGCTGTCAcgcagagagag GGAGGAGATTGAGAAGCAGAAAGCTAAGGAGCGCTACATGAAGCTGCACCTGGAGGGGAAGACGGACCAGGCACGGGCCGACCTCGCCAGGCTGGCCATCATCAAGAAGCAGAGAGAGGACGCGCAAAAGAAGAGGGACGGACTCAAAAAAG AAGCTGAAGACTCCAAGTCCAAGCGTTAG
- the LOC121576770 gene encoding 28 kDa heat- and acid-stable phosphoprotein-like isoform X1, with the protein MPRGGKKGHKGRGKQFSNPEEIDRQMKAQRELEANGGVEKEEEKSSGSDDSSSEEDINKKKSGVEGLIEIENPNRISQKSKKVTELDVNAPKELSRREREEIEKQKAKERYMKLHLEGKTDQARADLARLAIIKKQREDAQKKRDGLKKEKEAEDSKSKR; encoded by the exons ATGCCAAGAGGCG GTAAAAAAGGTCACAAGGGTCGGGGAAAGCAGTTCAGCAACCCAGAAGAGATCGACAGACAGATGAAAGCACAGAGAGAGCTG gaGGCGAACGGCGGggtagagaaggaggaggagaagtcaTCAGGATCTGACGACAGCAGCAGTGAAGAGGACATT AACAAGAagaagagtggagtggagggattgATCGAGATTGAGAATCCCAACCGCATATCGCAGAAAAGTAAGAAGGTGACCGAGCTAGATGTCAACGCACCCAAAGAGCTGTCAcgcagagagag GGAGGAGATTGAGAAGCAGAAAGCTAAGGAGCGCTACATGAAGCTGCACCTGGAGGGGAAGACGGACCAGGCACGGGCCGACCTCGCCAGGCTGGCCATCATCAAGAAGCAGAGAGAGGACGCGCAAAAGAAGAGGGACGGACTCAAAAAAG AAAAAGAAGCTGAAGACTCCAAGTCCAAGCGTTAG